One window of the Sulfurospirillum tamanense genome contains the following:
- a CDS encoding lactate utilization protein yields MLETTKANLEKNGFEVLVVENGWQAFDLAKAYLKEGMSVGLGGSTTVAEIGLLNYLETKPLGITLFNQYEKGISMEENTRRRREGMLADLYITGCNAITEAGELVNADGSGNRVAAQIFGPKKLLLIAGTNKLVPTLEAGFERIKNVAGQKNIDRMNAKAIEMGKEPRYNWDNIANKFAYINSDEPGRTTIILVKESLGY; encoded by the coding sequence CTTGTCGTAGAAAACGGTTGGCAAGCCTTTGACTTGGCCAAAGCCTACCTCAAAGAGGGCATGAGCGTAGGCCTTGGCGGCTCTACGACAGTTGCTGAGATTGGTTTGTTAAATTACCTAGAGACAAAACCCCTTGGCATTACGTTGTTCAACCAGTACGAAAAGGGCATTTCCATGGAGGAAAATACCCGACGCCGACGGGAGGGGATGCTGGCTGATTTGTACATCACCGGATGCAACGCCATCACCGAAGCTGGCGAACTTGTCAACGCTGATGGCAGCGGCAACCGTGTAGCGGCACAAATCTTTGGCCCTAAAAAACTCCTTCTCATTGCGGGGACAAACAAGCTTGTGCCAACCCTTGAAGCAGGGTTTGAGCGCATCAAAAACGTAGCAGGGCAAAAAAACATCGACCGCATGAATGCCAAGGCCATCGAAATGGGCAAAGAACCCCGCTACAACTGGGACAACATCGCCAATAAATTTGCCTACATCAACAGTGATGAGCCTGGGCGCACAACCATCATTTTGGTCAAAGAGTCTT